Below is a window of Osmia bicornis bicornis chromosome 8, iOsmBic2.1, whole genome shotgun sequence DNA.
GAGCCAAGGTCCCAATTCGGACCTCGACCCAGTCGTAAACTGTTGGAAGGGCCATCTGCCTTCGCTCTGCCACCAGCAATTATTACCGCTAACATGATTGCAAGGGACCAACCCCGATTTACGATTATAAGCAATTGTCTCGGCTATACTTGAGAATATGAAAGAACCTCTACAAGCCATGGCTTCAGATCGTTATCAATGATGATATCGTAGCCATAACACTCGAAGCAATGTCGATCGGTCGCCATAACTGGAGTAACTGCTTTCAAAGAGTGCACGATGCACCATGTGATGTTCGCGAACAGCTTTCCTGTAACCGCTTTTCCACGGGTGCTTTCCAGATACAGTCTCAAATTATGTACACTCAATTTACCTCCATGTTTACTGTTATATTCTTCCTACGACAAAGACCAATTTTTCATACATTCTTTTCTCTTGCTTTTCAACAGGAGCAATCTGTATACTCACGCCATGCTTTTGAACGGATACGTTGGTAAGATGCACGTACATGTTATCCAGCTCTTGTATGCTAGTGTCATATTTGACTGTACAAAAGCGGCAAAATCCGAGCTTGAAGAGGTAGGCCTTTAATGGACGAAAGGACGTAATGAGAACGTATAATCGGAGATCGAATTTCTTGCCTCCAATTAACAATGGATTATCAATATACCTGCACGtttaaagtttcattaatttaccGCTTCAATAGAtcttgtaattttaaatatacctAGATATAACGTATGATTCCTTCGTCAGATTAGGATTAAACGGGTTTTTCGCCTCGCGAGACCATCTCtttaatttacttaatttaTTGATTAGAAATATCCCTGCACCCTGCGATTTGCCGCACGGTTTCATGATCCACGTACTTTGAGGCGACTTCCTGTATTCCTCCACGAACATATTGTAATCTACAAGTGaatataaattgttaaaaaatgttgATGATTACATTGATggtttaaaatgtattttaccTGCCGGTAAGACGAATGTTACTGGAATGAAATCAAGATAGAGATATTTTCCCGGGCCGTCGCCTCTTTCCGCAAGCGGATTACCTTCACGCTCCAACTCCTTCCGGTACCGTTTTATGTTCTTCACCAGCAGATCTTTTCTCGTTAATTCATAGTGATTTGGAAAGTGATTAattattctgaaaaaaattaaaatatacttAGAATAATAGTATACAGAATCAGTAATTATTAACATCTCAATATTGCCCAAAATTGTTAAATGATTTCCATACAAAGTAGAATAAAGATCATTTTTAAAGTTTGAGGGGAAAAGTTTTCATGTATAGATGTTTGAAATGATGTCGGTAATGTAATTTCCTACTTATCGACTTAAACTATCCTTTGTCTTATCATTTTGGAAATAATCGAgacattaataattattgatacagtattttataaattaaatatccgACTGTTTATCGTCCATTCTGTATCCTGTTTCAACGCTGAATATATTTCTGCAAGATTGAGTAGCTGCCCTGTAACAAAAtgatgattttaaaaaatgaataatttcgttgttttattataaaaataaaatcaataccAATAGAAGTTCCAATCGTCTTCTGGACCAACTTGAACCCATCCTCTCTTCTCAAAATTATGCACTATCACGGATTTGTCCACGTCCGTGCAAAATGTGACTTTTGTCTTATCTGCTCCAGTTGTGGATATTCTGTAAacgttttgaatttttataaaaaaaaaagaaaaatataactAATCTCCTTTTCTCTTTAGAAAATGTCtcgattttttatttcgaactaTCTATTCGATTTCGAAACACTGGTAAACGGTTCATATATGATTTCTAAATGTTAATTGCCCATTTCATTTTTacgttaatttattgttaccTGCCATGGTTCGTGGATATATTTAAATTCGCGAAACGTTTATTTTCCGTAACCGTGCCGGACGccattatttttgttaaatcaaTTCCCCAGGGATACACAAATTCCCGATAATTTTACATTCCCTCTTACGGGAGAAACTTAATTAACAATCATTATAAATAGCCAATTATTCATTCCTTAATATgcttaatttttaatttacaaatttcccaTTAATCGATCAGTTACGATCAGTTATAAACATTTCGGTATACCTTTTTGCCATAGTTATTAGCGTTGCAATATTTTCACTATCCGAAATCGAACATAATCTTGATCAGTGTAGACAGcctttgttaataaataatttaatagaaaattgatCTTGTTAGAAACAAAGAATATATTTGGTTATTTCGTGACAGAGTAGGGTTTGACTTGCATGCCTTATGTTTGTGGGAAAAAACATAATAGAATCGTTTCAAGTGTGTTTACGACACGGACTTAGGCAGGTACTTGTCTTTCATTCTTTACCCGGAGAGCGACAGCGACCCATGTGCCAGAAACGCAGTGGTCTCTCGCCTGGTAAGACGTCTGCGATTGTGACTGTTTTCTACGAAATAAGAGCTTGTAACAACTTAAATTTGTGTTacattaatattcatttgttTTGCAGTTTGTTGTAAGATACATTATCAGAAGTGTGGCTACAATAACGCTACTATAATTGTGTGATATATCATATTACAAAGGACGAACGTTTAAGAACAACGTTAACTACATTGACGTTACTGAGAAATTGTAAGAAATACAATAAGATTCAGGAAGAAATACAGCAATAAAGGACTTTGAAggtaattcttctttttatcagtatattttcattttaaataagtCGTGAAATAGTGCGTGTTAGTTCGATGACAATAAGGATAACAATGTTCCGTGTTACCGAAAGTGGCTGATTTTCGAAAGACATACGAATTAAACGTTAAATGTCAACGTACAAAGATTATTACTTGCGTACCGGAAA
It encodes the following:
- the LOC114879918 gene encoding polyglutamylase complex subunit TTLL1; this encodes MAKRISTTGADKTKVTFCTDVDKSVIVHNFEKRGWVQVGPEDDWNFYWAATQSCRNIFSVETGYRMDDKQIINHFPNHYELTRKDLLVKNIKRYRKELEREGNPLAERGDGPGKYLYLDFIPVTFVLPADYNMFVEEYRKSPQSTWIMKPCGKSQGAGIFLINKLSKLKRWSREAKNPFNPNLTKESYVISRYIDNPLLIGGKKFDLRLYVLITSFRPLKAYLFKLGFCRFCTVKYDTSIQELDNMYVHLTNVSVQKHGEEYNSKHGGKLSVHNLRLYLESTRGKAVTGKLFANITWCIVHSLKAVTPVMATDRHCFECYGYDIIIDNDLKPWLVEVNASPSLTSTTVNDRILKYKLIDNIISIVVPPDGVPDVKWNKCPPAEALGNFELLLDEELCSQEEKEYSSGKYRSSSSKWK